In a genomic window of Neisseria flavescens:
- a CDS encoding integration host factor subunit alpha: MTLTKAELADILVDKVSNVTKNDAKEIVELFFEEIRSTLARGEEIKISGFGNFQLRDKPQRPGRNPKTGEEVPITARRVVTFHASQKLKGMVEHYYDKQQ; the protein is encoded by the coding sequence ATGACACTAACTAAAGCAGAATTGGCTGATATTTTGGTCGACAAAGTCAGCAACGTCACCAAGAATGATGCCAAAGAAATCGTCGAGCTCTTTTTTGAAGAAATCCGCAGCACTTTGGCGCGTGGTGAAGAAATTAAAATTTCCGGTTTCGGTAATTTCCAATTGCGCGACAAACCTCAACGCCCAGGTCGTAACCCTAAAACAGGCGAAGAAGTGCCGATTACCGCACGCCGTGTGGTGACTTTCCATGCCAGCCAAAAACTCAAAGGCATGGTGGAGCATTACTATGACAAACAACAATAA